The proteins below are encoded in one region of Trichocoleus sp.:
- a CDS encoding low-complexity tail membrane protein — protein MRSFWFDPYFWVHLAGAAVVPLALELCLLGLAAGNPFLPLGLEFLLIGSLGAAPILWMQWQRPFSIYSLIFLAVKPTELTEPQRKALRRFKSPVGKGLSLITAAVLWLVLWQLYRLAPLASESASIVPWGHVGGFLLATIAFLGSNLFLQVPVSVIQVMLASEAAFAATEPYPVQAVAQDFTLFGIRVKQILPPLVAEPEKPKPAKSSQPASGKTVLPEPPITAPIAVKPDSNPSTATKEPDEIDETEVTPVAIDPAAIPESASIILNETETPDTELLQEPDGLNSDGLNSDDLSEDWGDADEEAPIASVSSGESGFIEVIEAEVVETFDTAGEVENIQVEVTIVAVEPDAPSPESLTEPDESADQIASEAFEEPIVAEDVSEDGAIELEQLDNSETAPTVNLEDVSEDGAIDVNVTNVTDVPAVEVPAVEMPAVEMPEVQITAVEVTEVADVTDVVADEETSNWDDDDESWDT, from the coding sequence ATGCGTTCATTCTGGTTCGATCCCTATTTCTGGGTACATTTGGCAGGCGCGGCAGTTGTGCCCCTGGCGCTAGAACTCTGTTTGCTGGGGCTGGCAGCCGGAAATCCCTTTTTGCCGCTGGGGCTGGAGTTTTTGCTGATTGGCAGCCTGGGGGCAGCGCCAATTCTTTGGATGCAGTGGCAGCGCCCTTTTTCCATCTACAGTTTGATATTTCTGGCAGTCAAACCGACGGAGTTAACTGAACCGCAGCGAAAGGCATTACGGCGGTTTAAATCTCCTGTTGGCAAAGGGCTGTCTCTCATTACGGCAGCAGTGCTTTGGCTAGTGCTATGGCAGCTCTACCGATTGGCTCCTCTGGCATCTGAATCTGCCTCGATCGTTCCTTGGGGTCATGTGGGCGGCTTTTTGCTGGCAACGATCGCCTTTCTAGGCAGTAATTTGTTTTTGCAGGTTCCGGTCAGCGTCATTCAGGTAATGCTGGCAAGCGAAGCGGCATTTGCCGCAACAGAGCCTTATCCGGTTCAGGCAGTCGCGCAAGACTTCACGCTATTTGGGATTCGCGTCAAGCAAATTTTGCCCCCCCTCGTCGCTGAGCCTGAGAAACCCAAACCCGCCAAATCATCTCAGCCGGCATCGGGTAAAACGGTTCTACCCGAACCACCCATAACAGCCCCGATCGCCGTTAAGCCTGACTCAAACCCATCAACTGCCACTAAAGAGCCAGACGAAATAGACGAAACAGAGGTTACACCCGTTGCGATCGATCCAGCTGCGATCCCTGAATCTGCATCAATCATTCTCAACGAGACTGAAACCCCGGATACAGAGCTACTTCAGGAGCCTGATGGTCTTAATTCTGATGGTCTTAATTCTGATGACCTCAGTGAGGATTGGGGCGATGCAGATGAGGAAGCACCGATCGCGTCTGTGTCCTCAGGAGAATCCGGCTTCATTGAAGTGATTGAAGCAGAAGTCGTCGAAACGTTTGATACAGCCGGGGAAGTTGAAAATATTCAGGTCGAGGTGACGATCGTTGCAGTGGAGCCTGACGCACCATCTCCAGAAAGCCTGACAGAACCAGACGAATCAGCAGACCAAATCGCATCAGAAGCATTTGAGGAACCGATCGTGGCTGAAGATGTGAGCGAAGATGGAGCGATCGAGCTGGAACAACTGGATAATTCTGAGACTGCTCCAACTGTCAACCTGGAGGACGTGAGCGAAGATGGAGCGATCGATGTGAACGTTACGAACGTTACGGATGTGCCAGCAGTCGAAGTGCCAGCAGTCGAAATGCCAGCAGTCGAAATGCCGGAAGTGCAGATTACCGCCGTTGAGGTGACTGAGGTTGCAGACGTGACAGATGTGGTTGCAGATGAAGAAACCTCAAACTGGGATGATGATGACGAGTCATGGGACACCTAG
- a CDS encoding serine hydrolase domain-containing protein, giving the protein MKFRNLAIVALLLVLGGSGCRNQDVANSVESLPNQISVPPTKPSPFPSEMTFRLRRMLSDKVESWKLPGAVIYIATSDGDWSAVNGTADLSAQTPLQPTDRFRTGGLSELFISVICLQLVEEGTLDLNDPIANWLPAAVSQRISNSKKITIKQLLNHTSGLPDPYDKAFQQAVNADPTHVWQPQEVLSYLADRPTTALDQFSFSNANYVLLGMIVERATGSSLATAIRNRVSDRLSLKNTFLEVEEKIPGGFVQGYQDWNEDGTTESVTKPLLNTALGLGDAGIISSAPDLAKFFRGLFISNTLLYPRSLDTMLAPVDTDEGGYGLGIARIPTAWGEAWGQMSKTTGFSSVILYLPVHDLIVVVWTNSGDQETEAVYEIARRSLRIILGVP; this is encoded by the coding sequence ATGAAGTTTAGAAATTTGGCGATCGTAGCATTGCTTCTGGTTCTGGGAGGGTCGGGCTGTCGGAATCAGGATGTGGCAAATTCGGTGGAGTCGTTGCCCAATCAAATTTCAGTGCCACCAACGAAGCCAAGCCCCTTTCCTTCAGAAATGACGTTCAGACTGCGGCGAATGTTGTCGGATAAGGTCGAAAGCTGGAAGTTACCCGGTGCGGTCATTTATATCGCCACTTCTGATGGAGACTGGTCTGCGGTAAATGGCACAGCCGATCTGTCTGCTCAAACGCCACTGCAACCAACCGATCGCTTTCGGACAGGGGGACTGAGTGAACTGTTTATCTCTGTGATCTGCCTGCAACTGGTGGAAGAAGGGACACTTGACCTAAATGATCCGATCGCCAACTGGCTCCCTGCTGCGGTCAGCCAGCGCATCTCCAACAGCAAGAAGATTACGATTAAGCAATTACTTAACCACACGAGCGGCTTACCCGACCCTTACGATAAAGCCTTCCAGCAAGCGGTCAATGCTGATCCAACTCATGTTTGGCAGCCCCAGGAGGTTTTGTCCTACCTTGCCGATCGTCCCACAACTGCACTTGATCAGTTCTCCTTTTCCAACGCCAACTATGTGCTGTTAGGCATGATTGTGGAACGCGCGACAGGCAGTTCTCTTGCCACTGCGATCCGGAACCGAGTCAGCGATCGATTAAGCCTGAAGAACACTTTTCTGGAAGTCGAAGAGAAGATTCCGGGGGGCTTTGTTCAGGGATACCAGGATTGGAATGAGGATGGCACAACTGAGAGTGTGACGAAACCATTGCTCAACACGGCGTTGGGTTTAGGGGATGCCGGGATCATTTCCAGTGCCCCGGATCTGGCAAAGTTTTTTCGTGGGCTGTTTATCAGCAATACGCTTCTCTATCCTCGATCGCTTGATACCATGCTAGCTCCCGTAGATACTGATGAAGGCGGCTATGGTTTAGGCATTGCCAGGATTCCAACTGCTTGGGGTGAAGCCTGGGGACAAATGAGCAAAACGACGGGATTCTCGTCTGTTATTCTCTACCTGCCAGTGCATGATTTGATTGTGGTGGTCTGGACGAACAGCGGCGATCAAGAGACTGAAGCCGTTTATGAGATTGCTCGCCGCAGCCTGAGAATTATTCTAGGTGTCCCATGA
- the lnt gene encoding apolipoprotein N-acyltransferase: MNDSNLEGLPAPASMMPRNGQTWIALSAGVLMGLTPAPVNAWFLAWFALAPLWILVTTHSKFNASPPHLTRFAKRSRRFFSPEFRIGFTWGFGYNIIALSWITGLHPLTWMGIPWLASVLITLACWLIITLWGALLVGIWAALLAWLDRFSAPRSLSPLLRILIGTALWCILETIWSWSPLEWTFLGYTQSPNNLWILHLGQLSGPMLVTGAIVAFNGLIAEAWAARQIRHSLWQSNVLVGMSLVWLIGLHGVGLALYSRSLGEPAETALKVGIVQGNVPTRIKLFEEGSRLSIDHYTKGYEALVAQGVDAVLTPEGAFPWLWLGSPLRNPFYQTILERQVLAWVGTVNLDQGKLTQSLVTIDGAGKILSDYDKVKLVPLGEYIPFESTLGSFIGRLSPVEATLKPGRFDQQFNTPFGQAIVGICYESAFSELFRQQAASGGQFILTASNNDPYGAAMMAQHHAQDVMRAIETDRWAVRATNTGFSGIVDPHGRTQWLSGFRTYETHAHTIYRRQAQTPYVQWGDRFTPSLSFLAIGGWLIAKWRDRARRPL; the protein is encoded by the coding sequence ATGAACGATTCAAATTTGGAGGGGTTGCCAGCCCCAGCTTCGATGATGCCTCGCAACGGGCAGACCTGGATCGCGCTGAGTGCTGGAGTGCTGATGGGCTTAACGCCTGCACCCGTCAATGCCTGGTTCCTAGCATGGTTTGCTTTGGCTCCCCTTTGGATCTTAGTCACAACTCACTCCAAATTTAATGCTTCACCCCCGCATCTGACTCGCTTCGCCAAACGATCGCGCCGTTTCTTCTCCCCCGAATTCAGGATTGGCTTCACCTGGGGCTTTGGCTACAACATCATTGCCCTCTCCTGGATCACAGGACTCCATCCCCTCACCTGGATGGGCATTCCCTGGCTCGCCAGTGTTTTGATTACGCTTGCCTGCTGGCTCATTATCACCCTCTGGGGCGCTCTCCTTGTCGGCATCTGGGCTGCGCTCCTGGCATGGCTCGATCGCTTCTCCGCTCCCCGTTCTCTCTCTCCACTCCTCCGCATCCTGATCGGCACTGCCCTCTGGTGCATTCTCGAAACGATCTGGAGTTGGAGTCCGCTGGAATGGACATTTCTGGGCTATACGCAGAGCCCGAATAATCTATGGATTCTGCATCTGGGGCAGTTGTCGGGTCCAATGCTCGTCACAGGAGCGATCGTTGCCTTTAATGGACTGATTGCAGAAGCCTGGGCAGCAAGACAAATTCGTCATTCGCTCTGGCAGTCGAATGTTCTGGTTGGGATGAGCCTCGTCTGGCTAATTGGCTTACATGGCGTTGGGTTGGCGCTATATAGTCGATCGCTGGGTGAACCGGCAGAAACCGCCCTAAAAGTGGGCATTGTCCAGGGAAATGTTCCGACACGCATCAAGCTCTTTGAAGAAGGAAGTCGGCTCTCGATCGACCACTACACTAAAGGCTATGAGGCATTGGTCGCTCAGGGTGTAGATGCTGTGCTCACACCAGAAGGCGCATTTCCCTGGCTCTGGTTAGGCAGCCCCTTGCGAAACCCGTTTTATCAGACCATTTTGGAGCGGCAGGTGCTTGCCTGGGTGGGAACGGTCAATCTTGATCAGGGCAAACTGACTCAGTCTTTAGTAACGATCGACGGAGCAGGCAAGATCCTCAGCGACTATGACAAAGTCAAGCTTGTACCCCTGGGTGAATATATTCCGTTTGAATCGACGCTTGGCAGCTTCATTGGGCGACTGTCTCCGGTGGAGGCAACTTTGAAACCCGGTCGTTTTGATCAGCAGTTTAATACGCCCTTCGGACAAGCGATCGTCGGCATTTGCTATGAGTCAGCCTTTTCAGAGCTATTTCGCCAGCAAGCAGCCTCCGGCGGACAGTTCATTTTGACTGCATCCAACAATGACCCTTACGGAGCAGCGATGATGGCACAGCACCATGCCCAGGATGTGATGCGAGCGATCGAAACCGATCGGTGGGCAGTCCGAGCGACGAATACCGGATTTTCGGGCATTGTTGACCCCCACGGACGAACGCAGTGGCTCTCCGGCTTCCGCACCTACGAAACGCACGCCCATACCATCTATCGCCGCCAGGCGCAAACGCCTTATGTCCAATGGGGCGATCGGTTTACACCTAGTCTTAGCTTTCTGGCAATCGGCGGCTGGCTCATTGCAAAATGGCGCGATCGGGCAAGAAGACCGCTCTAA
- a CDS encoding 2OG-Fe(II) oxygenase — MSELLPETVQVTLLLAGGQQYTVPLQIDDPLLQQLFEVLVDWEGKRMRRLFQIPLGAESMLAFPCDRLVGVITEPPIMIQPPAMPIDSQLQSVSNGEIIPAQWLQIANFLSLEEYQGLLSYALQHELDFVPTGTTTGEENYRESVVLYDFPEFHELIMQRIRSVVPDVQAKLGLEPFIIQETEAQLTAHGDGNFYRLHNDNGSPITATRELTYVYYFYREPKPFSGGELLIYDSRVENNYLVHAESFQTIEPINNSIVFFPSGYMHEVLPIRCPSRAFADSRFTVNGWIRRP; from the coding sequence ATGTCTGAACTGCTCCCCGAAACTGTTCAAGTCACGCTCCTGCTTGCTGGAGGACAGCAATATACGGTTCCCCTGCAAATTGATGATCCGCTGCTGCAACAGCTTTTTGAGGTATTGGTAGATTGGGAAGGAAAACGGATGAGACGGCTGTTTCAAATTCCGCTCGGCGCAGAATCGATGCTGGCGTTTCCCTGCGATCGACTGGTCGGGGTGATTACAGAGCCACCCATCATGATTCAGCCTCCCGCGATGCCGATCGATTCTCAACTCCAGTCTGTATCCAATGGAGAGATTATTCCTGCCCAATGGTTGCAGATTGCGAATTTTTTATCCTTGGAAGAGTATCAAGGCTTGCTTTCTTATGCACTGCAGCATGAATTAGACTTTGTACCGACAGGGACGACGACAGGCGAGGAGAACTATCGTGAGTCTGTTGTGCTATATGATTTTCCAGAGTTTCACGAGCTGATTATGCAGCGCATTCGCTCAGTTGTTCCGGATGTTCAGGCAAAGCTGGGTCTTGAGCCGTTCATCATTCAAGAAACTGAGGCGCAACTGACAGCGCATGGCGATGGCAACTTTTATCGGCTGCATAACGATAATGGCAGTCCAATTACAGCAACGCGAGAACTCACTTACGTTTACTATTTCTACCGAGAACCAAAGCCTTTTTCGGGTGGCGAACTCCTCATTTACGATAGTCGCGTTGAAAATAATTATTTGGTTCACGCAGAGAGCTTCCAAACGATCGAGCCAATCAACAACAGTATTGTTTTCTTCCCCAGCGGCTACATGCACGAAGTTCTGCCGATTCGCTGTCCCTCCAGAGCTTTTGCGGATAGTCGCTTTACCGTGAATGGGTGGATTCGTCGTCCCTAA
- the purH gene encoding bifunctional phosphoribosylaminoimidazolecarboxamide formyltransferase/IMP cyclohydrolase codes for MARLALLSTSDKTGLVDLARSLVEEFGFDILSSGGTAQTLKAAGIPVTKVSDYTGSPEILGGRVKTLHPRIHGGILARLDLPEDLADLEANQIRPISLVVVNLYPFEQTIAKPGVTLAEAIENIDIGGPAMIRASAKNFAHLTVLCNAAQYGDYLNELRQNGEPSLEFRQACALKAFEHTAAYDRAISTYLSQQTLEATLPQQFTLSGQQIQELRYGENPHQPAAWYQTGATATGWAAAAKLQGKELSYNNLVDLEAARRIVTEFSDSDAAAVIIKHTNPCGVALGNSLVEAYTKAFNADSVSAFGGIVALNRSIDTATATELTKTFLECVVAPGCDAEAEQILAAKSKVRILVLPDLISGEKQLVKQIAGGFLVQAADDQIANAAEWKVVTDRQPTPSELEELLFAWKVCKHVKSNAIVITNDRTTLGVGAGQMNRVGSVKIALEQAADKAQGGILASDGFFPFDDSVRTAAAAGIKAIVQPGGSLRDQDSIKAANELGIVMVLTGVRHFLH; via the coding sequence ATGGCACGGTTAGCATTGCTGAGTACATCGGATAAGACAGGGCTGGTGGATCTGGCTCGCAGTCTCGTCGAGGAATTTGGGTTTGACATCCTCAGCAGTGGCGGAACCGCTCAAACACTCAAAGCCGCAGGCATTCCCGTCACCAAGGTTTCAGATTACACAGGATCGCCGGAAATTTTAGGGGGAAGAGTCAAAACGCTGCATCCGCGCATTCATGGCGGCATTTTGGCACGGTTAGATTTACCTGAAGATTTGGCAGATTTAGAAGCAAACCAGATCCGCCCGATCAGCCTGGTTGTGGTCAACCTTTATCCGTTTGAGCAGACGATCGCTAAGCCTGGTGTGACGTTAGCAGAAGCGATCGAGAATATCGATATTGGGGGTCCGGCGATGATCCGGGCATCCGCAAAGAACTTTGCTCACTTAACAGTGCTGTGCAACGCGGCGCAATATGGCGATTACTTGAACGAACTGCGGCAAAATGGAGAGCCTTCCTTGGAATTCCGCCAAGCCTGTGCCCTCAAAGCATTCGAGCATACAGCAGCATACGATCGCGCCATTTCTACCTATCTGAGCCAGCAAACCCTAGAAGCAACCCTACCGCAGCAGTTCACCCTCAGCGGACAGCAGATTCAAGAACTGCGCTATGGCGAAAACCCCCATCAGCCTGCTGCTTGGTATCAAACGGGAGCAACCGCCACAGGATGGGCAGCCGCCGCGAAGCTTCAGGGCAAAGAACTGAGCTACAACAACCTGGTGGATCTGGAAGCAGCAAGACGGATTGTGACAGAATTCTCTGATTCCGATGCGGCTGCGGTCATCATCAAGCACACCAATCCTTGCGGCGTTGCGTTGGGTAATTCGCTGGTTGAGGCATATACCAAAGCCTTCAATGCCGATTCAGTTTCCGCGTTTGGCGGCATTGTCGCATTAAACCGATCGATCGATACGGCAACAGCAACTGAACTGACAAAAACCTTTCTGGAATGCGTTGTGGCTCCGGGTTGTGATGCAGAGGCTGAGCAAATCCTGGCGGCAAAGTCGAAAGTGCGAATCCTGGTGCTGCCAGATTTAATAAGCGGTGAAAAACAGCTCGTGAAGCAGATTGCTGGAGGCTTTTTAGTCCAGGCTGCGGATGATCAAATCGCCAATGCTGCCGAATGGAAAGTGGTGACCGATCGCCAGCCCACTCCCTCGGAACTGGAAGAACTCCTCTTTGCCTGGAAGGTCTGCAAGCACGTCAAGTCAAACGCCATTGTAATCACCAACGATCGCACGACGCTCGGAGTCGGAGCCGGACAGATGAACCGTGTCGGTTCTGTCAAAATTGCCTTGGAGCAAGCCGCAGACAAAGCGCAGGGCGGAATCCTTGCCAGTGATGGCTTCTTCCCGTTTGATGACTCCGTTCGCACCGCAGCCGCAGCAGGCATTAAGGCGATCGTGCAACCTGGTGGCAGTCTCCGCGATCAGGACTCGATCAAGGCAGCCAATGAGTTAGGAATTGTGATGGTGCTGACGGGTGTGAGGCATTTCTTGCATTAA
- a CDS encoding alpha/beta hydrolase → MLLHGWGANAQDVAAVASYINLPNYQFFFPNAPFPFPYGGQGRVWYNFPENYSFTSHPNFGEQAELQASRQQLTEWLRSLESVTGIPLSRTVLAGFSQGGAMTLDVGLRLPLAAILVLSGYLHAPIALDSIDLATVPKVFMVHGISDTVVPLFAAQEARDSLISLNISVEYQELNMGHEIPLIVLNKMQSFIEEKIELSDPI, encoded by the coding sequence GTGCTGCTGCATGGATGGGGAGCAAATGCTCAAGATGTGGCAGCGGTCGCGTCTTACATCAACTTACCCAACTATCAGTTTTTCTTTCCCAATGCGCCGTTTCCTTTCCCTTATGGAGGGCAAGGTCGAGTTTGGTATAACTTCCCAGAAAATTATTCTTTTACCAGTCATCCAAATTTTGGTGAGCAAGCCGAACTGCAAGCGAGCCGTCAACAGCTGACAGAATGGCTCCGTTCTTTAGAGAGCGTTACCGGAATTCCACTGTCTCGCACCGTTTTAGCAGGCTTTTCACAAGGCGGAGCTATGACATTAGATGTTGGGCTACGATTGCCACTGGCGGCAATTTTGGTGTTGAGCGGCTATCTTCATGCACCGATCGCTCTCGATTCGATCGATCTGGCAACTGTGCCAAAAGTATTCATGGTGCATGGGATTTCGGATACGGTTGTCCCGCTGTTTGCTGCCCAGGAAGCGCGTGATAGCTTAATTTCGCTCAATATTTCGGTGGAATATCAGGAATTGAACATGGGACATGAAATTCCATTGATTGTATTGAACAAGATGCAAAGTTTTATAGAAGAAAAGATTGAATTGTCCGATCCCATCTAA
- a CDS encoding DUF2555 domain-containing protein — protein sequence MNTLHFSSQDVSKITETEVAALAKRLEQDDYSSPFEGLEDWHLLRAIAFQRPEMIEPYIYLLDLEAYDEA from the coding sequence ATGAACACACTGCATTTTTCCAGTCAAGATGTTTCCAAAATCACGGAAACTGAAGTTGCTGCTCTGGCAAAACGGCTTGAACAGGACGATTACAGCAGCCCCTTTGAAGGTTTGGAAGATTGGCATTTGCTGCGGGCGATCGCTTTCCAGCGTCCCGAAATGATCGAACCCTACATCTACCTGCTTGATCTGGAAGCCTACGACGAAGCTTGA
- the coaBC gene encoding bifunctional phosphopantothenoylcysteine decarboxylase/phosphopantothenate--cysteine ligase CoaBC: protein MVQGRKILIGVGGGIAAYKVCEVVSTLAKAGAAVRVILTDRAQQFITPLTLATLARHPAYTDADFWQPTHARPLHIELGEWAEVLLLAPLTANTLGKLVYGLADNLLTNTVLASVCPVLLAPAMNTDMWEQQSVQRNWQQLQADPRYHAIDPSAGVLACDRVGKGRMAEPPEILAHLESLLHTGGQRDLTGKHVLISAGGTRELIDPARFIGNPSTGKMGIALAQAALHRGASVTLVHAPMDASLLKVLSGVQLVPIVSAAEMQQAMTTYLPQADWIIMSAAVADVRPATYHVEKLPKKSLPDSLPLASVPDIVAELSHLKQPYQKLIGFAAQTGDFVTPALEKLQRKNLDAIAANPIDQPNSGFGSDQNQAVFLDRQGRKEAIEPCSKLQMAHRLLDFVLEIKD, encoded by the coding sequence ATGGTGCAAGGCAGAAAAATCTTGATTGGTGTGGGTGGCGGCATTGCAGCTTACAAAGTTTGTGAAGTTGTCTCCACTCTGGCAAAAGCAGGCGCAGCAGTTCGGGTAATTTTGACCGATCGCGCCCAACAGTTTATTACCCCGCTCACCTTAGCTACGCTGGCGCGTCATCCAGCCTATACGGACGCCGATTTTTGGCAGCCAACTCATGCCCGTCCTTTGCATATTGAACTGGGGGAATGGGCAGAAGTGCTGTTGCTGGCTCCTTTGACTGCAAACACGCTGGGTAAGCTGGTTTACGGTCTGGCAGACAATCTCCTGACAAACACGGTGCTGGCTTCGGTTTGTCCCGTGCTGCTGGCTCCAGCCATGAATACGGATATGTGGGAACAGCAGTCGGTGCAGCGCAACTGGCAACAGCTTCAGGCTGACCCTCGTTATCATGCGATCGATCCTTCTGCAGGGGTTTTGGCTTGCGATCGAGTCGGTAAAGGACGGATGGCAGAACCGCCAGAAATTTTGGCACATCTGGAATCGCTGCTGCATACAGGCGGTCAACGCGACCTCACAGGCAAGCATGTCTTGATTAGTGCAGGCGGAACCCGCGAATTGATTGATCCGGCGCGCTTTATTGGTAATCCTTCGACTGGGAAGATGGGGATCGCTTTAGCTCAGGCGGCTTTGCATCGAGGTGCGTCAGTAACGCTAGTTCATGCCCCGATGGATGCAAGTTTGCTGAAGGTTTTATCGGGTGTGCAACTTGTGCCGATCGTCAGTGCTGCGGAAATGCAACAGGCGATGACTACCTATTTGCCTCAAGCGGATTGGATTATCATGTCTGCGGCGGTTGCGGATGTCCGACCTGCCACTTATCACGTTGAAAAATTGCCCAAAAAATCGCTCCCCGATTCTCTCCCCCTCGCCTCTGTCCCCGATATCGTTGCAGAACTAAGCCATCTGAAACAGCCGTATCAGAAGCTCATCGGCTTTGCTGCCCAAACCGGAGATTTTGTCACGCCAGCCCTCGAAAAGTTGCAGCGCAAAAACTTAGACGCTATTGCCGCCAACCCGATCGACCAACCCAACAGCGGTTTCGGCAGCGACCAGAATCAAGCCGTCTTCCTCGATCGACAAGGCAGAAAAGAAGCGATCGAGCCTTGCAGTAAGCTCCAGATGGCACATCGTTTGCTAGATTTTGTTCTGGAGATAAAAGATTAG
- a CDS encoding DUF4926 domain-containing protein, whose amino-acid sequence MLELYQQVALRSDIPEHRLCKGDVATLIDRVPHPSSGEEGCILEVFNAVGESIAVLTVPVSAIEPLRADEVLSVRSLVA is encoded by the coding sequence ATGCTTGAACTATATCAACAAGTTGCCTTAAGGTCTGATATTCCAGAACATCGTTTATGTAAGGGTGATGTTGCAACATTGATCGATCGCGTTCCTCATCCTTCTAGTGGTGAAGAGGGCTGCATTTTAGAGGTTTTCAATGCCGTTGGGGAATCGATCGCTGTGCTGACTGTTCCGGTTTCAGCGATAGAGCCTCTACGGGCTGATGAGGTTTTGTCTGTTCGATCGCTTGTTGCTTGA
- a CDS encoding helix-turn-helix transcriptional regulator: MTVALQFSRLGAIVFRNKFIKGYAHSLCQVMGRIRLKVRELVDEKGWTLKEVSDRTGIPYATVKKYAQATSLATVDYTALQKLARLFDVSIEDLVDVLEE, from the coding sequence TTGACGGTCGCCCTTCAGTTTTCCAGGCTAGGGGCGATCGTTTTTAGGAACAAATTCATTAAAGGCTACGCTCATAGCCTCTGTCAAGTCATGGGGCGAATTAGGCTGAAAGTTAGGGAATTGGTGGACGAGAAGGGTTGGACATTGAAGGAAGTTTCCGATCGCACAGGCATACCTTATGCGACGGTCAAAAAATATGCTCAGGCTACAAGTTTGGCAACAGTAGACTATACAGCGCTACAAAAACTGGCTCGTCTCTTTGACGTCTCGATCGAAGATCTGGTTGATGTGTTAGAGGAATAG
- a CDS encoding carbonic anhydrase, whose protein sequence is MSMTGIIKGLNQFHDNYFSANREMFEQLSRGQSPEALFITCSDSRIDPCLITQVPPGKLFVIRNVGNIIPTAGAANYGEGAGIEYAVHALGIRDIIVCGHSHCGAMNGLLQIGQLSEEMPLVYDWLKRNAEATRRLVLENYQHCDAEKMLKIAIEQNVLTQIENLETYPIIRSRLHAGKLNLHAWIYEIELGAVFAYNASLRQFTLMDKSPFPVPDPLAIAQYS, encoded by the coding sequence ATGTCCATGACCGGAATCATCAAGGGACTGAATCAGTTTCACGACAACTATTTCAGTGCCAATCGTGAAATGTTCGAGCAGCTTTCGCGGGGTCAGTCGCCTGAAGCACTATTCATCACCTGTTCAGACTCTCGGATTGATCCCTGCCTGATCACTCAAGTGCCCCCAGGCAAGCTATTTGTGATTCGCAATGTAGGAAATATTATTCCAACGGCTGGAGCAGCGAACTATGGCGAAGGGGCAGGCATCGAGTATGCGGTTCATGCTTTGGGCATCAGAGACATTATTGTTTGTGGGCATTCTCACTGTGGCGCGATGAACGGCTTACTGCAAATTGGGCAGCTATCAGAAGAAATGCCGCTTGTGTATGACTGGCTCAAGCGCAATGCCGAAGCGACCCGTCGTCTGGTGCTGGAAAACTATCAGCACTGTGATGCCGAAAAAATGCTGAAAATTGCGATCGAGCAAAATGTTTTGACTCAGATCGAGAACCTGGAGACTTATCCAATTATTCGATCGAGGCTTCATGCCGGAAAATTGAATCTGCACGCCTGGATTTATGAAATCGAGTTGGGTGCGGTTTTTGCCTACAATGCCAGCCTCAGACAGTTCACGCTCATGGACAAATCTCCCTTTCCAGTCCCTGATCCCCTGGCAATTGCTCAGTATTCCTGA